The proteins below come from a single Beutenbergia cavernae DSM 12333 genomic window:
- a CDS encoding prolyl oligopeptidase family serine peptidase, with amino-acid sequence MPYAETAPVPALTYPPARRSDVVEELHGISVADPYRWLEDPDAPETTAFVAAQNALSSPLLDALPERPVFADLVSRILHAPSVGLPHERSGRTFAWVNDGTTNQDVLVVSDDGAPEADLDSRVLLDPNALDAEGTTAVTGWSVSPDGALLAYAAAEAGSDWRTIRVLDVATGAALPDEIGWTKWVEPTWLPDSSGFLYWAHDAPAGATFSDVTEAGYLRLHRLGDDPGDDVTVWHRPDAPRLFAYPDVAGEWLVLRYAAGSSGPSDLAVRRLVPGPRGLDVAEQEVALTSDARARWSVLGARGSRLVLHTDDGAPRRRIVTVDLARLGEDDGGPVEFVELVAEDADAVLRPESALAADGLALVYSRDATHRVVLATFDPADDGAAALTVTAHRRAVDLGGAVTVADLDVEEGSAVVHVRTASFTDAGTNHRVVTSPTPKHTVLPTPPGAFDVGDVSVTRPRATSADGTEVPMFLVRRTDLADGEHGPRPTLLYGYGGFRLEANPEFRAIFVAWVAAGGTLAVATLRGGGEYGEQWHDAGTKDRKQNVFDDLYACAETLLADGMASAIAVHGRSNGGLLVGAAMTQRPELWAAALPTVGVLDMLRFHRFTVGWAWRSDYGDPDDAADFPALHAYSPLHRVRDDVAYPPTLICTGDHDDRVVPAHSLKFGAELQHTASPSSGPVLLRVDTRAGHGMGKPKDAQAAEFADQLAFAAHHTGLVPES; translated from the coding sequence GTGCCGTACGCCGAGACCGCCCCGGTTCCCGCCCTGACCTACCCGCCCGCCCGCCGCAGCGACGTCGTCGAGGAGCTGCACGGTATCTCCGTGGCAGACCCGTACCGCTGGCTCGAGGATCCGGACGCTCCGGAGACGACGGCGTTCGTCGCCGCCCAGAACGCGCTGAGCTCGCCGCTGCTCGACGCGCTGCCGGAGCGCCCCGTCTTCGCGGACCTCGTCTCGCGGATCCTGCACGCGCCCAGCGTCGGCCTGCCGCACGAACGCTCGGGTCGCACGTTCGCGTGGGTGAACGACGGGACCACCAACCAGGACGTGCTCGTGGTGTCCGACGACGGGGCACCGGAGGCCGATCTCGACTCGCGCGTCCTGCTCGACCCCAACGCGCTGGATGCCGAGGGCACGACGGCGGTGACGGGCTGGTCGGTGAGCCCGGACGGCGCGCTCCTGGCGTACGCGGCGGCCGAGGCGGGCTCGGACTGGCGCACGATCCGTGTGCTGGACGTGGCGACCGGCGCCGCGCTGCCGGACGAGATCGGCTGGACGAAGTGGGTCGAGCCGACCTGGCTGCCCGACTCCTCGGGCTTCCTGTACTGGGCTCACGACGCCCCGGCCGGTGCGACGTTCTCGGACGTCACCGAGGCCGGGTACCTGCGGCTGCACCGGCTGGGCGACGACCCTGGCGACGACGTCACGGTCTGGCACCGCCCGGACGCCCCGCGCCTGTTCGCCTACCCCGACGTCGCGGGCGAGTGGCTCGTGCTCCGGTACGCGGCCGGGTCGTCCGGGCCGAGCGACCTCGCGGTGCGGCGGCTCGTCCCCGGGCCGCGGGGCCTCGACGTGGCGGAGCAGGAGGTCGCTCTCACGTCCGATGCGCGGGCGCGGTGGTCGGTGCTCGGCGCGCGCGGGTCGCGGCTCGTGCTGCACACGGACGACGGCGCCCCGCGCCGCCGCATCGTCACCGTGGACCTGGCGCGGCTCGGGGAGGACGACGGCGGCCCGGTCGAGTTCGTGGAGCTCGTCGCCGAGGACGCCGACGCGGTGCTGCGTCCGGAGTCCGCGCTGGCGGCCGACGGCCTCGCGCTCGTGTACTCGCGCGACGCCACGCACCGCGTCGTGCTCGCGACGTTCGACCCGGCGGACGACGGCGCCGCGGCCCTTACCGTGACGGCGCACCGCCGCGCCGTCGACCTGGGCGGCGCCGTGACCGTGGCGGATCTCGACGTCGAGGAGGGCTCCGCCGTCGTCCACGTGCGCACGGCCAGCTTCACCGACGCGGGGACGAACCACCGCGTGGTCACGTCGCCGACGCCGAAGCACACCGTGCTGCCGACGCCGCCGGGGGCGTTCGACGTCGGTGACGTCTCGGTGACACGGCCTCGTGCGACGTCCGCCGACGGCACCGAGGTGCCGATGTTCCTGGTCCGGCGCACCGACCTGGCCGACGGCGAGCACGGCCCGCGGCCGACCCTGCTGTACGGCTACGGCGGCTTCCGCCTCGAGGCGAACCCGGAGTTCCGCGCGATCTTCGTCGCGTGGGTGGCGGCCGGCGGGACGCTCGCGGTGGCGACGCTGCGCGGCGGCGGGGAGTACGGCGAACAGTGGCACGACGCCGGGACGAAGGACCGCAAGCAGAACGTGTTCGACGACCTGTACGCGTGCGCCGAGACGCTCCTCGCCGACGGGATGGCGTCGGCGATCGCCGTGCACGGACGCTCGAACGGCGGCCTGCTCGTGGGCGCGGCCATGACGCAGCGGCCGGAGCTGTGGGCGGCGGCCCTGCCGACGGTCGGCGTGCTGGACATGCTGCGCTTCCACCGGTTCACGGTCGGCTGGGCGTGGCGCAGCGACTACGGCGACCCGGACGACGCCGCCGACTTCCCGGCCCTGCACGCCTACTCGCCGCTGCACCGCGTGCGGGACGACGTGGCGTACCCGCCGACGCTGATCTGCACCGGCGACCACGACGACCGCGTGGTCCCCGCGCACTCGCTGAAGTTCGGGGCGGAGCTGCAGCACACCGCCTCTCCGTCCTCGGGGCCGGTGCTGCTGCGCGTCGACACGCGTGCGGGCCACGGCATGGGCAAGCCGAAGGACGCGCAGGCCGCGGAGTTCGCCGACCAGCTCGCGTTCGCCGCGCACCACACGGGGTTGGTCCCCGAATCGTGA
- a CDS encoding C40 family peptidase has protein sequence MTAGDLTWPVPDGGWPAWVRDVPYDAARHPLAQTGPIERGANCQRYAYAVVGLFGLEVPPLRSSDLWERGPQVAADELEPLDLVLVNGSAEAYGAHVGVVLGPDAVLHLCAEVGRPAVWGWADLAARERYAVVLGGVRPAGVSPPPDGA, from the coding sequence GTGACCGCCGGCGACCTCACCTGGCCGGTGCCCGACGGCGGCTGGCCGGCCTGGGTGCGGGACGTCCCGTACGACGCCGCCCGGCACCCGCTCGCCCAGACCGGGCCGATCGAGCGGGGCGCGAACTGCCAGCGGTACGCGTACGCCGTCGTCGGCCTCTTCGGGCTCGAGGTCCCCCCGCTGCGCTCGAGCGACCTGTGGGAGCGCGGGCCGCAGGTCGCCGCCGACGAGCTGGAGCCGCTGGACCTCGTGCTGGTGAACGGCTCCGCCGAGGCGTATGGCGCGCACGTCGGCGTCGTGCTCGGACCGGACGCCGTGCTGCACCTGTGCGCCGAGGTCGGCCGGCCCGCGGTGTGGGGCTGGGCGGACCTCGCCGCGCGCGAGCGCTACGCCGTCGTCCTCGGCGGAGTCCGCCCCGCGGGCGTCAGTCCTCCGCCGGACGGTGCGTGA
- a CDS encoding class I SAM-dependent methyltransferase, translated as MPDNIFEHPRLAAVYDPLDPDRSDLDHYAAMVEEFGARAVLDVGCGTGTFATMLAARGVDVVGVDPAAASLDVARGKPHADAVTWIHGDATTLPPLQVDLAVMTGNVAQVFLTEEEWAATLAGVRAALRPGGRFVFETRDPAKEAWRRWTREATHAVVDVPGVGEVESWNDGTDVEEDRGPGTYVTFRGVVRFASDGAELRSTSTLWFRGRELLDASLEAAGFVVDEVRDAPDRPGLEFVYVTHRPAED; from the coding sequence ATGCCAGACAACATCTTCGAGCACCCCCGGCTGGCCGCGGTCTACGACCCGCTCGATCCGGACCGCAGCGACCTCGACCACTACGCGGCCATGGTCGAGGAGTTCGGCGCCCGCGCCGTGCTCGACGTCGGCTGCGGCACCGGCACGTTCGCGACGATGCTCGCGGCGCGCGGGGTCGACGTCGTCGGCGTCGACCCTGCGGCGGCGTCGCTGGACGTCGCCCGCGGCAAGCCCCACGCGGACGCGGTGACCTGGATCCACGGCGACGCGACGACGCTCCCGCCGCTGCAGGTCGACCTCGCGGTGATGACCGGCAACGTCGCGCAGGTCTTCCTCACCGAGGAGGAGTGGGCTGCCACGCTGGCCGGCGTCCGCGCCGCGCTGCGCCCCGGCGGGCGGTTCGTGTTCGAGACGCGCGACCCGGCGAAGGAGGCGTGGCGCCGCTGGACGCGTGAGGCGACGCACGCCGTCGTCGACGTCCCCGGCGTCGGTGAGGTGGAGTCCTGGAACGACGGGACGGACGTCGAGGAGGATCGCGGTCCGGGGACCTACGTCACGTTCCGGGGTGTGGTCCGCTTCGCGTCCGACGGCGCCGAGCTGCGCTCGACCTCGACGCTGTGGTTCCGCGGGCGCGAGCTGCTCGACGCGTCGCTCGAGGCGGCCGGGTTCGTGGTCGACGAGGTCCGCGACGCCCCGGACCGGCCCGGGCTCGAGTTCGTCTACGTCACGCACCGTCCGGCGGAGGACTGA
- a CDS encoding CHRD domain-containing protein has protein sequence MRTSTRTRLGAVVLGAALCAALVPAAAASGSPAIPLNVGQETTGSNTGAHGFFSYEISGDQLCYTMSARNLSVPAVAAHIHVGERKVAGPIVVPLDVGTGTTWSISDCVTADPALLAAIEASPRDYYINVHTPTFPGGEIRGHLK, from the coding sequence ATGCGCACGTCCACACGAACCCGTCTCGGCGCCGTCGTCCTCGGTGCCGCCCTCTGCGCCGCTCTCGTCCCGGCCGCGGCCGCCTCCGGTAGCCCGGCGATCCCGCTGAACGTCGGCCAGGAGACCACGGGCTCGAACACGGGCGCCCACGGCTTCTTCTCCTACGAGATCTCGGGCGACCAGCTCTGCTACACGATGTCGGCCCGGAACCTCTCGGTCCCGGCCGTCGCGGCGCACATCCACGTCGGCGAGCGGAAGGTCGCCGGGCCGATCGTCGTCCCGCTCGACGTCGGAACCGGCACCACCTGGTCGATCTCCGACTGCGTGACCGCCGACCCGGCGCTGCTCGCCGCGATCGAGGCGTCCCCGCGCGACTACTACATCAACGTCCACACACCGACGTTCCCGGGCGGGGAGATCCGCGGTCACCTGAAGTGA
- a CDS encoding bifunctional copper resistance protein CopD/cytochrome c oxidase assembly protein, which translates to MTSQAARATPSSPDLPGRTGDGEPSRGAALAVRAAIAAVPVAVVAGLLGIAFSGAALPEVIADPGALVRWGLPVVTTVVQLTTALTIGALVMCAVVLPRAGGPRETHTTNDSRPHTVFPRTSRRTPTPDGAAWRRAQALAAGAAVAWTLAAVVQLVFTYANTAGRPLGGENFGEELGYYVTQIEAGRSGLVGVVMVGVTAVLAVGVGGYTSAAWTGVAALAALAPTALTGHAAGAASHDLAVSSLWLHLVGVTLWAGGLAVLCLTANRTGRDLPDAVARYSALAIWAYALVAISGVVNAWIRIGGLDGLATRYGVLVLVKAALLVVLGAAGWWHRRSTIPALRASAAAGTSALRTAAFWRLAAGEVVVMGAVMGVAVALGSSAPPVPQTPSAVSPAELITGRPVPPEPTALRWFTEFSPDVLFGLLALAGIGVYLGWVWRLRHRGDAWSWPRTVSWLAGLVLFAWVTNGGAAVYGHILFSAHMVQHMMLVMVVPIFLVLGAPVTLALRALPSRSDGSRGPREWLLALVSSRVAAFFSNPIIAAVNFAGSMIVFYFTGLFELALTSHVGHVAMVVHFSLAGYLFVNALIGIDPGPKRPAYPFRLLLLFATMAFHAFFGLALTTMTALIAADYFGGLGLPWGVDAIADQQQGGAITWGIGEIPSLVLAIAIAIAWSRDDERLARRTDRAADRDGDAQLAEYNAMLARLAEDDRKE; encoded by the coding sequence GTGACCTCGCAGGCTGCCCGCGCGACGCCGTCGAGCCCCGATCTCCCGGGCCGGACGGGCGACGGCGAGCCGTCCCGCGGCGCCGCGCTCGCCGTCCGCGCCGCGATCGCCGCGGTACCGGTGGCCGTCGTCGCCGGACTCCTCGGCATCGCGTTCAGCGGGGCCGCCCTGCCGGAGGTCATCGCCGACCCGGGCGCGCTCGTGCGCTGGGGGCTGCCGGTCGTGACCACCGTCGTCCAGCTCACGACGGCCCTGACGATCGGCGCCCTGGTGATGTGCGCCGTCGTCCTCCCGCGTGCCGGCGGGCCGCGCGAAACGCACACAACGAACGACTCCAGACCGCACACGGTGTTCCCGCGCACGTCCCGAAGAACGCCGACGCCCGACGGCGCCGCGTGGCGACGGGCGCAGGCCCTCGCCGCGGGCGCGGCCGTCGCCTGGACGCTGGCCGCCGTCGTCCAGCTCGTCTTCACGTACGCCAACACGGCCGGGCGGCCGCTCGGCGGGGAGAACTTCGGCGAGGAGCTCGGCTACTACGTCACGCAGATCGAGGCGGGCCGCTCGGGTCTCGTGGGCGTCGTGATGGTCGGGGTGACGGCGGTCCTCGCCGTGGGTGTCGGCGGGTACACCAGCGCCGCATGGACGGGCGTCGCCGCGCTCGCCGCCCTCGCCCCGACTGCCCTGACCGGGCACGCCGCGGGGGCCGCGAGCCACGACCTGGCGGTGTCGTCCCTCTGGCTCCACCTCGTCGGCGTCACGCTGTGGGCCGGCGGGCTCGCCGTCCTGTGCCTCACGGCGAACCGCACCGGTCGTGACCTGCCCGACGCCGTCGCCCGGTACTCCGCGCTGGCGATCTGGGCGTACGCGCTCGTGGCGATCTCCGGCGTCGTGAACGCGTGGATCCGGATCGGCGGGCTCGACGGCCTCGCCACCCGGTACGGCGTGCTCGTGCTCGTCAAGGCGGCCCTGCTCGTCGTGCTCGGCGCCGCCGGCTGGTGGCACCGCCGGTCCACGATCCCGGCTTTGCGGGCGTCCGCCGCCGCCGGCACGAGCGCGCTGCGCACGGCCGCGTTCTGGCGGCTGGCGGCCGGCGAGGTCGTGGTGATGGGCGCCGTCATGGGCGTCGCCGTCGCGCTCGGGTCCAGCGCGCCGCCGGTCCCGCAGACGCCGAGCGCCGTCAGCCCCGCGGAGCTCATCACCGGGCGCCCCGTGCCGCCGGAGCCGACGGCGCTGCGTTGGTTCACCGAGTTCTCGCCGGACGTGCTGTTCGGCCTGCTGGCCCTCGCCGGGATCGGCGTGTACCTCGGCTGGGTGTGGCGGCTGCGGCATCGGGGCGACGCCTGGTCGTGGCCGCGCACCGTGTCCTGGCTCGCGGGCCTCGTCCTGTTCGCGTGGGTGACGAACGGCGGCGCGGCGGTCTACGGCCACATCCTGTTCAGCGCGCACATGGTCCAGCACATGATGCTCGTGATGGTCGTGCCGATCTTCCTGGTGCTCGGCGCGCCGGTCACGCTCGCGCTGCGCGCCCTGCCGTCCCGCTCGGACGGCTCCCGCGGGCCGCGCGAGTGGCTCCTGGCGCTCGTCTCCTCACGAGTGGCGGCGTTCTTCTCGAACCCGATCATCGCCGCCGTGAACTTCGCCGGGTCGATGATCGTCTTCTACTTCACGGGCCTGTTCGAGCTGGCGCTGACGTCGCACGTCGGCCACGTCGCGATGGTGGTGCACTTCTCGCTCGCCGGGTACCTGTTCGTCAACGCGCTCATCGGGATCGACCCCGGACCGAAGCGCCCGGCCTACCCGTTCCGACTCCTGCTGCTCTTCGCGACGATGGCGTTCCACGCGTTCTTCGGCCTCGCGCTCACCACCATGACGGCGCTGATCGCCGCCGACTACTTCGGCGGGCTCGGGCTGCCCTGGGGGGTCGACGCGATCGCCGACCAGCAGCAGGGCGGCGCGATCACGTGGGGGATCGGCGAGATCCCGTCGCTCGTGCTCGCCATCGCGATCGCGATCGCCTGGTCGCGCGACGACGAGCGACTCGCGCGCCGCACCGACCGTGCCGCCGACCGCGACGGCGACGCCCAGCTCGCGGAGTACAACGCCATGCTCGCGAGGCTCGCCGAGGACGACCGCAAGGAGTAG
- a CDS encoding aminoglycoside phosphotransferase family protein, with product MSEPETPRVAVVGDVVHRPAQAWTPTVHALLRHLRASGIAGVPEPLGIDGDVETVRLLPGDAGPACWPHQASERGLASAARLLRRVHDVSRGWQPPAGAGWAHPPAASTDGQTHVICHGDPGPWNMTWADGEATGLFDWDLAYPGPPLDDVAYALEYFAPFRDDAEAVRWHGFAAPPDRRRRISVFARAYGLTSTDGLVDAVIARQEATIAYAASLAERGIEPQVTWVGGGHLDVLAARVAWSRANRGLVE from the coding sequence GTGAGCGAACCGGAGACGCCGCGGGTCGCCGTCGTCGGCGACGTCGTGCACCGCCCGGCGCAGGCGTGGACCCCGACCGTCCACGCGCTGCTGCGGCACCTGCGTGCCTCCGGGATCGCGGGGGTGCCGGAGCCGCTCGGCATCGACGGCGACGTAGAGACCGTGCGCCTGCTGCCCGGCGACGCGGGGCCGGCGTGCTGGCCGCACCAGGCGAGCGAGCGTGGACTGGCGTCCGCCGCGCGGCTGCTCCGGCGGGTCCACGACGTGAGCCGCGGGTGGCAGCCGCCGGCGGGAGCGGGGTGGGCGCACCCGCCCGCGGCGTCGACCGACGGGCAGACGCACGTCATCTGCCACGGCGACCCCGGTCCGTGGAACATGACGTGGGCCGACGGCGAGGCGACCGGCCTGTTCGACTGGGACCTCGCGTATCCAGGGCCGCCGCTCGACGACGTCGCGTACGCCCTCGAGTACTTCGCTCCGTTCCGGGACGACGCCGAGGCCGTGCGCTGGCACGGCTTCGCGGCGCCGCCCGACCGCCGGCGCCGGATCTCCGTGTTCGCGCGCGCCTACGGGCTGACCTCGACGGACGGCCTGGTCGACGCCGTCATCGCCCGGCAGGAGGCGACGATCGCCTATGCGGCCTCGCTCGCCGAGCGGGGGATCGAACCGCAGGTCACGTGGGTCGGCGGCGGGCACCTCGACGTGCTTGCGGCGCGCGTGGCGTGGTCGCGGGCGAACCGGGGGCTCGTCGAGTAG
- a CDS encoding AAA family ATPase, protein MTTNLTSAQAAPAPHLAPTTSPISYDDTQRANELLGSISRVFDQRIVGQHALRTALVTSLLASGHVLLESVPGLAKTLSAQTLAASVGGSFHRIQCTPDLMPNDIIGTQIYNYATGEFSTQLGPVHANLVLLDEINRSSAKTQSAMLEAMQEKQTSIGGEVFKLPKPFMVLATQNPIEEEGTYVLPEAQMDRFLMKEVLTYPAPDDEVDILQRMASGALTAPLTTQPIALADVEFLQKLVDKVYVDTSIKQYIVAIINTTRGGGPRPLPGLNQHVRVGASPRGSIALMRVAQALALQSGRSYVVPDDVKALRHAVLRHRIVRTYDALANNVPPESLIDAVFAAVPSP, encoded by the coding sequence ATGACCACCAATCTCACGTCCGCGCAGGCCGCTCCGGCGCCGCACCTCGCGCCGACGACGAGCCCAATCTCCTACGACGACACCCAGCGCGCCAACGAGCTGCTCGGCAGCATCAGCCGCGTGTTCGACCAGCGCATCGTCGGCCAGCACGCCCTGCGCACCGCGCTCGTCACGTCGCTGCTCGCGAGCGGTCACGTGCTGCTCGAGTCGGTGCCGGGCCTGGCGAAGACGCTCTCCGCGCAGACGCTCGCCGCCTCCGTCGGCGGGAGCTTCCACCGCATCCAGTGCACGCCTGACCTCATGCCGAACGACATCATCGGCACCCAGATCTACAACTACGCGACCGGCGAGTTCTCCACGCAGCTCGGCCCCGTGCACGCGAACCTCGTGCTCCTCGACGAGATCAACCGGTCGAGCGCCAAGACGCAGTCCGCGATGCTCGAGGCGATGCAGGAGAAGCAGACGTCGATCGGCGGCGAGGTCTTCAAGCTCCCGAAGCCGTTCATGGTGCTGGCCACGCAGAACCCCATCGAGGAGGAGGGCACGTACGTCCTCCCCGAGGCGCAGATGGACCGCTTCCTCATGAAGGAGGTCCTCACCTACCCCGCGCCCGACGACGAGGTGGACATCCTGCAGCGGATGGCGTCCGGGGCTCTCACCGCGCCGCTCACCACCCAGCCGATCGCGCTCGCGGACGTCGAGTTCCTCCAGAAGCTCGTCGACAAGGTCTACGTCGACACGTCGATCAAGCAGTACATCGTCGCGATCATCAACACGACCCGCGGCGGCGGGCCGCGGCCCCTGCCCGGCCTCAACCAGCACGTCCGGGTCGGCGCCTCGCCGCGTGGCTCGATCGCGCTCATGCGGGTCGCGCAGGCGCTCGCCCTCCAGAGCGGCCGCTCCTACGTGGTGCCCGACGACGTCAAGGCGCTCCGCCACGCCGTCCTCCGGCATCGCATCGTCCGCACGTACGACGCGCTCGCGAACAACGTGCCGCCGGAGTCCCTCATCGACGCCGTGTTCGCCGCCGTCCCGAGCCCCTAG
- a CDS encoding DUF58 domain-containing protein — translation MAAVPPSGGSARSSTAHSRLAQVRARLDLPTVRKAAGLLEGRHRSIYSGHGQDFDEMALYVPGDDVGDIDWKASASNGIPVIRRFQRESNLAMVLAVDTGRNMAALAPGGGTKADVVRFAADVIAYLARGRGDLLALVAGDDERIVQIPARGGTEHMEMLLRRIDAMLELAAPPSNIGHVLDRVLTWFSRRSLVVVITDEARPGLENELALKRLRTRHEVMIIQIADALPTDFGDEAVDDVDVPLDVPEFLRARKDLAAEARDLAERRRADVAAMLRRHGVQAVTVRTEEDLVNSLIRLLRRQKRAGR, via the coding sequence ATGGCAGCCGTCCCCCCATCCGGAGGCTCGGCGCGGTCCTCCACCGCGCACTCCCGCCTGGCTCAGGTCCGGGCGCGCCTCGACCTGCCCACCGTCCGCAAGGCGGCGGGCCTCCTCGAGGGACGGCACCGCTCGATCTACTCCGGCCACGGCCAGGACTTCGACGAGATGGCGCTGTACGTGCCCGGCGACGACGTCGGCGACATCGACTGGAAGGCGTCCGCCAGCAACGGCATCCCCGTGATCCGGCGCTTCCAGCGGGAGTCGAACCTCGCGATGGTGCTCGCGGTCGACACCGGCCGGAACATGGCGGCCCTCGCGCCGGGCGGCGGCACGAAGGCCGACGTCGTCAGGTTCGCCGCCGACGTCATCGCGTACCTCGCGCGGGGCCGCGGCGACCTGCTCGCACTGGTCGCGGGCGACGACGAGCGCATCGTCCAGATCCCCGCCCGCGGCGGCACCGAGCACATGGAGATGTTGCTGCGCCGCATCGACGCGATGCTCGAGCTCGCCGCCCCGCCGTCGAACATCGGGCACGTGCTCGACCGTGTGCTCACCTGGTTCTCCCGACGCAGCCTCGTCGTCGTCATCACCGACGAGGCCCGGCCCGGTCTCGAGAACGAGCTCGCCCTCAAGCGGCTGCGCACGCGCCACGAGGTGATGATCATCCAGATCGCCGATGCGCTCCCCACGGACTTCGGGGACGAGGCGGTCGACGACGTCGACGTGCCCCTCGACGTGCCCGAGTTCCTGCGTGCCCGCAAGGACCTCGCGGCCGAGGCGCGCGACCTCGCCGAGCGACGCCGGGCCGACGTCGCCGCGATGCTGCGCCGTCACGGCGTGCAGGCCGTCACCGTGCGCACCGAGGAGGACCTCGTCAACTCGCTCATCCGCCTGCTCAGGAGGCAGAAGCGTGCCGGGCGCTGA
- a CDS encoding vWA domain-containing protein → MVTMHPWAIWATIGVIVVAGVVGYLTRRGPRSQDSVRWVANAGYLTQLASYRSRLSLYRIGLAVVGAVLLVGTVAAGAALARPIDRQVRNDELATRDIVLCLDVSGSMVEYDTQIIDTYLQLLDSFEGERIALSIWNSTSRTVFPLTDDYTLVREELETARAALDFDVDSLDDWSYDQEALDRLLAFIAGTEGGDGESSSLVGDGLASCGLLFDESETDRSRSIILATDNEVFGEPVYTLPEAGDFVTERGITIFGIYAGAVTSTSAAQEKEYQDVVAANGGLFFTSDDPAAVDGIIDSISNQQAVDLDATPEVVISDRPEAMFAVLAVSSAAFVLLVWRLRS, encoded by the coding sequence ATGGTGACCATGCACCCCTGGGCGATCTGGGCGACGATCGGCGTCATCGTGGTGGCCGGCGTCGTCGGCTACCTCACGCGCCGCGGACCCCGCTCGCAGGACTCGGTGCGGTGGGTGGCGAACGCGGGCTACCTCACGCAGCTCGCCTCGTACCGGAGCCGCCTGTCGCTCTACCGGATCGGGCTCGCCGTCGTCGGCGCCGTGCTGCTCGTGGGCACCGTCGCCGCCGGGGCCGCCCTCGCGCGCCCCATCGACCGTCAGGTCCGCAACGACGAGCTCGCCACGCGCGACATCGTGCTCTGCCTCGACGTCTCGGGCTCGATGGTCGAGTACGACACGCAGATCATCGACACGTACCTGCAGCTGCTCGACTCCTTCGAGGGGGAGCGCATCGCGCTGTCGATCTGGAACTCGACGTCCCGCACGGTCTTCCCGCTCACCGACGACTACACGCTCGTCCGGGAGGAGCTCGAGACGGCCCGCGCCGCGCTCGACTTCGACGTCGACTCGCTCGACGACTGGTCCTACGACCAGGAGGCCCTCGACCGGCTGCTCGCGTTCATCGCGGGCACCGAGGGCGGCGACGGCGAGTCGTCGTCGCTGGTCGGCGACGGTCTCGCGAGCTGCGGCCTGCTGTTCGACGAGTCGGAGACCGACCGGTCCCGCTCGATCATCCTCGCCACCGACAACGAGGTGTTCGGCGAACCGGTCTACACGCTGCCCGAGGCGGGCGACTTCGTGACCGAGCGCGGGATCACGATCTTCGGGATCTACGCCGGCGCCGTGACGTCGACGAGTGCGGCCCAGGAGAAGGAGTACCAGGACGTGGTCGCCGCGAACGGCGGCCTGTTCTTCACGAGCGACGACCCCGCCGCCGTCGACGGCATCATCGACAGCATCTCCAACCAGCAGGCGGTCGACCTCGACGCGACGCCGGAGGTCGTGATCTCCGACAGACCGGAGGCCATGTTCGCCGTGCTCGCGGTCTCCTCGGCCGCCTTCGTGCTGCTCGTCTGGAGGCTCCGCTCATGA